A genomic region of Runella rosea contains the following coding sequences:
- a CDS encoding sensor histidine kinase — MEKFFRYRLDHVLFWIATISFHAYNRSYIIYKLSIGDFVGELLVRNILLAAVIYGNLWVLIPRFFNTKRYGLYFLALSGTVLLYVVLKNLHDMYLYGYVLGDIERRSLLTNAFYNVSIAVFYAIFSMAIWLSREWFYQREIVQKIKNEQLATELQYLKSQINPHIVFNTLNLIYGSIHKTNPEARQLVLQFSDLLRYQLYECNVEKVSIEKEIDYLNNYVILQRLRKNDALNVHFIPNENLANITVAPLLFSPFVENAFKYVSNHENKPNYIDIQIFRNENLLIFKCENSKNQHPSNPIYGSGGIGIANVKRRLELLYPQHHILKIAEESDVFRIELSLVL, encoded by the coding sequence ATGGAAAAATTCTTCAGATACCGCCTCGACCATGTTCTCTTCTGGATAGCTACCATTTCTTTCCATGCGTACAATCGGAGTTATATCATCTATAAATTGAGCATTGGTGATTTTGTGGGGGAGTTATTGGTCCGGAACATTCTTTTGGCGGCGGTTATTTACGGTAATTTATGGGTATTGATTCCGCGTTTTTTTAACACCAAACGATACGGCTTGTATTTTCTGGCTCTTTCAGGAACCGTTTTGCTGTACGTAGTACTTAAAAATCTTCATGATATGTACCTCTACGGGTATGTTTTGGGGGATATAGAACGGCGGTCGCTGCTCACTAATGCATTTTACAACGTATCCATTGCCGTTTTTTACGCCATTTTCAGCATGGCAATATGGCTGAGTCGAGAATGGTTTTATCAGCGAGAAATAGTCCAAAAAATCAAAAATGAGCAATTAGCCACCGAATTACAGTACCTAAAATCACAGATAAATCCGCACATTGTATTCAATACGCTCAACCTGATTTACGGTTCTATCCACAAAACAAACCCCGAAGCGCGACAACTCGTCTTACAATTTTCAGATTTATTGCGTTATCAATTGTATGAATGTAACGTAGAAAAAGTGTCTATTGAAAAAGAAATAGACTACCTAAACAATTACGTCATTTTGCAACGATTACGAAAAAACGACGCCCTGAACGTACATTTTATCCCAAATGAAAACCTCGCCAACATAACAGTAGCTCCTCTACTTTTTTCTCCTTTTGTAGAAAATGCGTTTAAGTACGTCAGCAATCACGAAAACAAACCCAATTATATTGACATTCAAATTTTTAGAAATGAAAACCTGTTGATTTTCAAGTGTGAAAATTCCAAAAATCAGCACCCTTCAAACCCAATTTATGGCTCTGGAGGTATCGGGATTGCCAACGTAAAGCGCCGTCTCGAATTACTCTATCCTCAGCACCACATACTGAAGATTGCTGAGGAGAGCGATGTGTTCAGAATTGAATTAAGCCTTGTGTTATAA
- a CDS encoding LytR/AlgR family response regulator transcription factor yields the protein MKINCLIVDDEPIARKILQEYIEEFDWLQLVGQAESPLNAINLMAQHSVDLLFLDIEMPQMSGFALLKKLIYPPAVIITTAYPNYAVEGFELDVLDYLLKPISIDRFLKSALKAKALYAQKNKTPSPTIDYFFVKCDGNIERIELRDLLYVKALENYIIIQTTQRKYITYLTMKGLEEYLPTEQFVKIHKSYLVPIAKIDRIEGNEVHIGIEKLPLSRTLRTDVLQRIDEKLVKR from the coding sequence ATGAAAATCAACTGTCTTATTGTGGATGACGAACCTATAGCCCGCAAAATCTTGCAGGAATATATCGAAGAATTCGACTGGTTGCAGCTTGTTGGTCAGGCGGAAAGTCCCTTAAATGCCATTAATCTAATGGCCCAGCATTCGGTGGATTTACTATTCTTAGACATCGAAATGCCTCAAATGAGTGGGTTCGCATTACTCAAAAAGCTTATTTATCCGCCAGCGGTTATTATCACTACGGCTTATCCAAATTATGCAGTCGAAGGATTTGAATTGGACGTGTTAGATTATTTATTGAAACCGATTTCGATTGACCGTTTTCTGAAGTCCGCCTTAAAAGCTAAGGCGCTCTATGCGCAAAAAAACAAAACTCCGTCGCCAACGATTGACTACTTTTTTGTAAAATGCGACGGCAACATTGAACGCATTGAACTACGTGACCTACTGTATGTCAAGGCATTAGAAAACTACATTATCATTCAGACCACCCAACGAAAATACATCACGTACCTGACGATGAAAGGCTTGGAGGAGTACTTGCCTACCGAACAATTTGTCAAGATTCATAAATCGTACCTTGTTCCAATTGCTAAAATTGACCGTATCGAAGGGAATGAGGTACACATAGGAATTGAAAAACTTCCGCTCAGTCGCACCCTAAGAACCGATGTATTGCAGCGTATTGATGAGAAGTTAGTAAAACGCTAA
- a CDS encoding helix-turn-helix domain-containing protein has product MSTLPSEEFTNNDGETPTLEIRILKKDAETVFHLLLQREISFSCFQDKKDADNIFSSSQKSLPTPVKKVNLSIIEQLSSLHKEVTSHITNKIPSVQEASERLGLSPSKFKTIFKKIYQEPYYQYFKTQKLKQAKVLIENEEYSVKEVSELLGYSEPIKFIMVFKKRYKITPGKLKTKYPTEFHAAKKPQI; this is encoded by the coding sequence ATGAGCACTTTACCCTCTGAAGAATTTACGAATAACGATGGAGAGACTCCAACGTTAGAAATTAGGATTTTAAAGAAAGATGCGGAAACTGTCTTTCATCTTCTCTTACAAAGAGAAATTTCGTTTAGTTGTTTTCAAGATAAAAAAGACGCCGACAATATTTTTTCATCTTCTCAAAAATCCCTTCCTACGCCTGTTAAAAAGGTAAATTTGAGCATTATTGAACAGTTGTCAAGCCTTCATAAGGAGGTCACGAGTCATATCACTAACAAAATCCCGTCGGTCCAAGAAGCCTCTGAAAGACTTGGCCTAAGCCCTTCCAAGTTTAAGACAATTTTTAAGAAAATCTACCAAGAACCTTATTACCAATACTTTAAGACGCAAAAACTAAAGCAGGCAAAAGTTTTGATTGAAAATGAGGAGTATTCGGTCAAAGAAGTTTCGGAGTTGTTGGGGTACTCTGAGCCCATTAAATTCATCATGGTGTTTAAAAAAAGGTACAAAATCACTCCTGGAAAACTGAAAACCAAATACCCTACCGAGTTTCATGCGGCCAAGAAACCGCAAATTTGA
- a CDS encoding acyl-CoA carboxylase subunit beta — MTNQPVNRNQILDTKNEEALLGGGAKRIEQQHKKGKLHARERVELLMDAGSFEEIGKFVMHRCKDFGLDKEYYLGDGVITGYGTIDGRLVYVFAQDFTVFGGSLSETHAEKICKIMDLAMKNGAPVIGLNDSGGARIQEGVLSLAGYADIFYRNTLASGVIPQISAIMGPCAGGAVYSPAITDFIMMVENTSYMFVTGPNVVKTVTHEDVTSEELGGAMTHATKSGVTHFVSANEVECIADIRRLLSYIPQNCEEDVPMLPYVGGDEKRVKLNTLIPENPNQPYDMREVIDEIVDAGSFWEVHKYFAENIVVGFARLGGRSIGIVANQPAVLAGVLDIDSSTKGARFVRFCDSFNIPLLVLEDVPGFLPGTDQEWNAIITNGAKLLYAFCEATVPRITVITRKAYGGAYDVMNSKHIGADMNYAWPTAEIAVMGASGAAEIIFKKEIAEAEDPAAKLQEKVQEYTTKFANPYRAAHRGYIDEVIYPEQTREKLMRAFKMLENKVATLPKKKHGNIPL, encoded by the coding sequence ATGACGAATCAACCTGTGAACCGGAATCAAATCCTTGATACTAAAAACGAAGAAGCATTGCTCGGTGGTGGGGCAAAACGCATTGAGCAACAACACAAAAAAGGCAAGCTGCACGCTCGCGAACGAGTTGAGTTGTTGATGGATGCGGGGTCGTTTGAAGAAATCGGCAAGTTTGTTATGCACCGTTGCAAAGACTTTGGCTTAGATAAAGAATATTATTTGGGAGACGGGGTCATCACTGGTTACGGAACCATCGATGGAAGATTAGTGTACGTATTTGCGCAGGATTTTACGGTTTTTGGGGGCTCCTTGTCTGAAACCCACGCCGAAAAAATCTGTAAAATCATGGATTTAGCCATGAAAAACGGCGCGCCAGTCATTGGTCTCAATGACTCAGGTGGAGCTCGAATTCAGGAAGGTGTGTTGTCGTTGGCAGGCTATGCCGATATTTTTTACCGAAATACGTTGGCATCGGGCGTTATTCCGCAGATTTCGGCCATTATGGGGCCATGTGCGGGTGGCGCGGTGTATTCACCAGCTATCACTGATTTTATCATGATGGTCGAAAACACCTCCTATATGTTTGTGACGGGGCCCAACGTGGTCAAGACCGTGACGCACGAAGACGTAACTTCGGAAGAACTTGGTGGAGCCATGACCCATGCCACCAAATCGGGAGTGACACACTTTGTGAGTGCCAACGAGGTAGAGTGTATTGCTGATATTCGCCGACTCTTGAGTTATATTCCCCAAAATTGTGAAGAAGATGTGCCCATGCTTCCGTACGTGGGCGGGGACGAAAAACGAGTTAAACTAAACACGCTGATTCCCGAAAATCCCAATCAACCGTACGACATGCGCGAGGTGATTGATGAAATTGTGGACGCGGGCAGTTTTTGGGAAGTGCATAAATATTTTGCCGAAAATATCGTGGTGGGCTTTGCCCGTTTGGGTGGTCGTAGCATTGGAATTGTGGCCAATCAGCCTGCTGTTTTGGCGGGGGTTTTAGACATTGACTCCAGCACCAAAGGCGCGCGATTTGTGCGTTTTTGTGATAGTTTCAACATTCCCCTGTTGGTGTTGGAAGACGTACCTGGCTTTTTGCCTGGTACCGATCAGGAATGGAACGCCATCATCACCAACGGCGCCAAGTTGCTGTACGCTTTCTGCGAAGCAACGGTGCCGCGCATAACGGTCATTACTCGCAAAGCCTACGGTGGAGCTTATGACGTAATGAACTCAAAACACATCGGGGCAGACATGAACTACGCTTGGCCTACTGCCGAAATCGCCGTGATGGGGGCAAGTGGAGCGGCCGAGATTATCTTCAAAAAAGAGATTGCTGAAGCAGAAGACCCAGCGGCCAAATTGCAGGAAAAAGTACAGGAATATACCACAAAGTTTGCTAACCCGTACCGTGCGGCCCACCGGGGATACATTGATGAAGTCATTTACCCCGAGCAGACCCGAGAAAAACTAATGCGAGCGTTTAAAATGCTTGAAAACAAAGTGGCGACCCTTCCCAAGAAAAAACACGGAAATATCCCATTGTAG
- a CDS encoding prephenate dehydrogenase yields the protein MVTTIIGIGLLGGSYALSLRDKYPKMHFVGVDASDVHGRLAVAKGIVDEVLPMEMAIPKSDLVVLAVPVNYIVELLPTVLDLISDTATVVDLGSTKQLICEVADAHPKRRRFVAAHPMAGTENSGPSAAFRELLPEKNVILCDCEKSDADSVALVEALFKDIGMKIHYMTPAEHDLHLAYVSHLSHVTSFALGYTVLEKERDEQNIFDMASTGFSSTVRLAKSSPAMWAPIFDQNRENLSRALGDYIEFLQQYKTFIDDRDIKASVDFMQRANEIRRILSGIDRK from the coding sequence ATGGTTACCACAATTATCGGCATCGGCCTCCTTGGCGGCTCGTATGCGCTTTCTTTACGGGATAAATACCCAAAAATGCATTTTGTCGGGGTGGATGCTTCCGACGTTCATGGTCGTTTGGCGGTAGCCAAAGGCATTGTAGATGAGGTTCTTCCGATGGAAATGGCTATTCCTAAATCTGATTTAGTAGTGCTTGCCGTGCCCGTCAATTACATTGTTGAGTTGTTGCCGACAGTATTGGATTTGATTTCTGATACCGCCACGGTAGTAGATTTGGGCTCAACCAAGCAGCTTATCTGTGAAGTGGCCGATGCACACCCAAAACGCCGTCGCTTTGTGGCTGCTCACCCAATGGCTGGAACCGAAAACTCAGGGCCTTCGGCGGCGTTTCGGGAGCTGTTGCCCGAAAAAAACGTCATTTTGTGCGACTGTGAAAAAAGCGATGCCGATAGCGTAGCGTTGGTCGAGGCGCTTTTCAAAGATATTGGCATGAAAATTCATTACATGACACCAGCGGAGCATGATTTGCATTTGGCGTATGTATCACATTTGAGTCACGTAACGTCGTTTGCTTTGGGATATACAGTGTTGGAAAAAGAACGAGATGAGCAAAATATCTTCGACATGGCGAGTACGGGTTTCAGTTCGACGGTGCGTTTGGCCAAAAGTTCGCCCGCGATGTGGGCACCCATTTTTGACCAAAACCGCGAAAATCTTTCGCGGGCGTTGGGGGATTATATTGAGTTTTTGCAACAATACAAAACATTCATTGACGATCGCGACATTAAGGCCAGCGTTGATTTTATGCAACGAGCCAACGAAATTCGGCGCATCCTGTCGGGTATTGACCGCAAATAA
- the ribD gene encoding bifunctional diaminohydroxyphosphoribosylaminopyrimidine deaminase/5-amino-6-(5-phosphoribosylamino)uracil reductase RibD — translation MADSLSMLDNLYMRRALELAALGRGSVSPNPMVGCVIVHNGRIIGEGWHQRYGDWHAEVNAVNDALSRNAAPLLPESTIYVTLEPCSHFGKTPPCADLLIEKQVKRVVVCNDDPNPLVAGKGIQKLRDAGIEVTTGVLIEEGRKLNARFFTFFEKKRPYVILKWAETADGFIADEDKQPLSISCRQSRTLSHQWRTQEDAILVGTNTALNDNPQLNARLWAGHNPVRIVLDRTLRLPRALHLFDNSQKTICYNAFTNEEAGATTFVRINFDEMFLDHFFEDLHHRKIQSLLVEGGSQLLQAFLNDGRFDEIRIVKSPNPIGKGTSSPLLPPGVRFMAQENIGVDWLGYYEKEH, via the coding sequence ATGGCCGATTCCTTATCAATGTTGGATAATTTATACATGCGCCGTGCATTGGAGTTGGCGGCGCTTGGACGCGGCAGCGTTAGTCCCAATCCGATGGTGGGTTGTGTGATTGTACACAACGGCCGAATCATCGGTGAAGGTTGGCACCAACGCTACGGCGATTGGCACGCCGAGGTCAACGCCGTCAATGACGCGCTGTCTCGAAACGCAGCTCCTCTCCTACCAGAATCCACGATATACGTAACCCTTGAACCCTGTTCACATTTTGGCAAAACGCCGCCTTGCGCCGATTTATTGATAGAAAAGCAAGTAAAACGCGTAGTAGTTTGCAACGACGACCCCAATCCGCTCGTGGCAGGGAAAGGAATTCAGAAATTACGAGACGCAGGAATTGAAGTTACAACAGGCGTATTAATAGAAGAAGGCCGCAAACTCAACGCCCGTTTTTTTACATTCTTTGAAAAAAAACGCCCTTACGTCATTCTCAAATGGGCCGAAACCGCCGATGGATTCATCGCCGACGAAGATAAACAACCGCTATCCATCAGTTGCCGACAATCGCGCACGTTGAGCCACCAATGGCGCACCCAAGAAGATGCCATTCTGGTAGGAACCAACACCGCCCTCAACGACAATCCTCAACTCAATGCCCGACTGTGGGCGGGGCACAATCCCGTCCGAATCGTGCTTGACCGCACCTTACGACTTCCTCGTGCGCTTCATTTGTTTGATAATTCACAAAAAACGATTTGTTACAACGCCTTCACCAACGAAGAAGCAGGCGCAACGACATTTGTACGAATCAATTTTGACGAAATGTTCCTCGATCATTTTTTTGAAGATCTCCACCACCGCAAAATTCAATCTCTACTGGTGGAAGGGGGATCCCAATTACTGCAAGCATTTCTGAATGATGGCCGTTTTGACGAAATCCGTATTGTAAAAAGCCCTAATCCAATCGGCAAAGGCACCTCGTCGCCTCTCTTACCCCCAGGCGTTAGGTTCATGGCACAAGAAAATATTGGGGTCGACTGGCTGGGCTATTATGAGAAAGAGCATTAG
- a CDS encoding CTP synthase — protein sequence MAANGQKTAKYIFVTGGVTSSLGKGIIGSSLAKLLQSRGLSVTIQKFDPYINVDPGTLNPYEHGECYVTDDGAETDLDLGHYERYLNVRTSQANNVTTGRIYYDVIMRERRGDFLGKTVQVVPHITDEIKNRMLLLGETGEYDVVITEIGGCVGDIESLPFLEAVRQLKFELGVNDALVIHLTLIPYLSSAGELKTKPTQHSVRMLQESGIQPDILVCRTEHPLPAEMRKKIALFCNVQPASVIEAMDASTIYDVPLLMKKERLDQRVLYMLDIYDDKDVDLDAWQVFVDRLKNPKSTIRIGLVGKYVELHDAYKSITESFIHAGAVNECKVEIEWIHSEHLTPDNAAEKMAALDGVLVAPGFGERGIEGKIAAVQYVRENNIPFFGICLGMQMAVIEYARNVLGWADAHSTEMDSETDHAVIGMMEEQKSITNKGGTMRLGAYACKLQPLTLAHKIYGKSNISERHRHRYEFNNQFRKDFEKAGMVLSGINPENDLVEVIELPKHPYFIGVQYHPELKSTVMAPHPLFVHFVKAALNNANQKREVAQLLVPETNELVAEQ from the coding sequence ATGGCTGCTAACGGGCAAAAAACCGCAAAATATATCTTCGTTACGGGCGGCGTAACGTCATCTTTGGGAAAGGGCATCATTGGCTCTTCCCTCGCAAAACTCCTTCAATCACGGGGATTGTCGGTCACTATTCAAAAATTCGATCCGTACATCAACGTTGATCCGGGCACACTCAATCCTTACGAACACGGCGAGTGCTACGTCACCGACGACGGTGCCGAAACTGACCTCGATTTAGGGCACTACGAACGCTATCTGAATGTACGTACTTCTCAGGCCAATAACGTCACTACTGGGCGCATTTATTATGATGTTATCATGCGGGAGCGTCGCGGCGACTTTTTGGGAAAAACCGTTCAAGTAGTACCTCACATCACCGACGAAATCAAAAACCGAATGCTTTTGCTCGGAGAAACTGGCGAGTACGACGTAGTCATTACCGAAATCGGTGGATGTGTGGGCGATATTGAGTCGCTTCCGTTTTTGGAAGCGGTACGTCAGCTGAAGTTTGAATTGGGCGTCAACGACGCGCTTGTGATTCACCTGACGTTGATTCCGTATTTGAGTTCAGCTGGAGAGTTGAAAACCAAACCCACGCAGCACTCCGTCAGGATGTTGCAAGAATCTGGTATTCAGCCCGACATACTGGTGTGCCGTACGGAGCACCCTCTCCCTGCCGAAATGCGTAAAAAAATCGCGTTGTTCTGTAATGTTCAACCTGCATCGGTGATTGAAGCTATGGACGCTTCCACGATTTACGATGTTCCACTTTTGATGAAAAAAGAGCGACTCGACCAACGTGTGCTTTACATGCTAGACATCTACGACGACAAAGACGTGGATTTGGATGCGTGGCAGGTATTTGTCGATCGTCTCAAGAACCCCAAAAGTACTATTCGCATCGGCTTGGTTGGAAAATACGTGGAATTACATGATGCTTACAAATCCATCACCGAGTCATTCATTCATGCGGGAGCGGTCAATGAATGTAAAGTGGAAATAGAATGGATCCACTCTGAGCATCTTACGCCAGATAATGCGGCCGAAAAAATGGCAGCCTTGGACGGAGTACTCGTAGCGCCAGGCTTTGGCGAGCGCGGTATTGAGGGCAAAATCGCGGCGGTGCAGTACGTACGCGAAAATAATATTCCGTTCTTCGGAATTTGTTTGGGAATGCAAATGGCGGTCATCGAATACGCCCGTAATGTGTTGGGCTGGGCCGATGCGCATTCTACCGAAATGGACAGCGAAACCGATCATGCCGTTATTGGGATGATGGAAGAGCAAAAAAGCATCACCAACAAAGGAGGGACAATGCGCTTAGGGGCATACGCCTGTAAATTGCAACCGCTCACGTTGGCGCATAAAATTTACGGAAAATCAAACATCAGCGAGCGTCACCGCCACCGCTATGAGTTCAACAATCAGTTCCGCAAAGACTTCGAAAAAGCGGGCATGGTGTTGTCGGGAATCAATCCTGAGAATGACTTAGTGGAAGTGATTGAATTGCCTAAACACCCCTATTTTATCGGCGTGCAATACCACCCTGAGCTTAAAAGCACGGTGATGGCTCCTCATCCTCTGTTTGTCCATTTTGTAAAAGCGGCGTTGAACAATGCAAATCAAAAACGCGAAGTTGCTCAATTGCTCGTACCCGAAACCAACGAATTGGTGGCTGAACAATAG
- a CDS encoding DUF4230 domain-containing protein translates to MSAVLRLLLRLFLFAIFTVGIISVWEGMKTGKWFSLGAAGETETTHAMVLEEVQAMGKLELVRYNFKDIVEHEQKLQWFPNPKAILIVQGEAIGCIDLTKITTSDITSASDTVVVHLPEPELCNYKIDHTKSKVYNTEYAFTEEAKLVQEAYQQAEKQIQKSALDLGILEQTKQNANLILKPVLERISGKKVVLRYRLKATIPNPR, encoded by the coding sequence ATGAGTGCTGTTCTTCGTTTGTTACTACGTCTGTTTCTTTTCGCGATTTTTACCGTGGGAATCATTTCGGTTTGGGAAGGTATGAAGACAGGAAAATGGTTTTCACTAGGGGCCGCTGGTGAGACCGAAACCACCCACGCCATGGTGCTAGAAGAGGTCCAAGCGATGGGAAAGTTGGAGCTAGTTCGGTACAATTTTAAGGACATTGTAGAACATGAACAAAAACTCCAATGGTTTCCCAATCCCAAAGCCATTTTGATTGTGCAAGGCGAAGCCATCGGCTGTATTGATTTAACAAAAATTACTACCTCCGACATCACGAGTGCGTCTGACACCGTGGTGGTGCATTTGCCTGAACCGGAGTTGTGTAACTATAAAATCGACCATACAAAATCAAAAGTCTACAACACCGAATATGCCTTTACGGAAGAGGCAAAATTGGTACAGGAAGCTTACCAACAGGCCGAAAAACAAATCCAAAAATCAGCGCTGGATTTGGGCATTTTGGAGCAAACAAAACAGAATGCCAATCTGATTTTGAAACCCGTTTTAGAGAGAATATCGGGCAAAAAAGTGGTGCTGCGCTATCGCCTAAAAGCGACCATCCCCAACCCAAGGTAG
- a CDS encoding glycoside hydrolase family 97 protein gives MKNTLTLKVVLCVVGGLLLPLLPQAQQSISITSPNRFVALTATVATNGNVQYRVSYKNNTFIEPSLLGFSLSRPKITLSQFSIVSVDSSTTDETWQPVWGEVSRIRNHYKALSLLLKDKSGVLVKVHFRVFNEGVGFRYEFPKQENLTHFVVADELTQFNLAGDYKAFWIPGDYDTNEYLYNTTKLSEVNAVAAAAKETDIALKSVIGPNAVQTPLMLKTPKGLYINLHEAALVNYPVMHLMLDKKTFTLTSHLVPDAVGNKAYLQTPFQTPWRTINVSDKANDILASKLILNLNEPSKITDVSWIKPQKFIGMWWEMHVGKATWEKASGKHGANTANVKTYIDFASKHGFDGVLVEGWNEGWEDWFGNWKENVFDFITPYPDYNLEELTAYAQQKGVRLIMHHETSGSATNYERWMGKAYKYMNDHQINTVKTGYVGKIIPRGEHHDGQWMVNHYQRVAEKAAEYKIMVEAHEPAHPTGLHRTYPNWLANEAARGNEFNNAPKLGLVPEHETILPFTRLMGGPMDYTPGFFHFQLNQYDATRTTRVKTTLAKQLALYVTMYSPLQMAGDFPENFNKHLDAFQFIKDVPVDWDDTQILEAEPGDYITIARREKGKPNWFLGAISDENSRTTALPLNFLENETTYQATIYRDAENADWQTNPAAYSIEKMTVTNKTTLNLRLAKGGGCAISFRKM, from the coding sequence ATGAAGAATACGCTTACCCTTAAAGTTGTCCTCTGCGTGGTCGGGGGGCTTCTACTCCCTTTATTGCCGCAGGCGCAGCAATCAATTTCTATCACCTCTCCTAATCGCTTCGTTGCGCTGACCGCCACCGTAGCCACAAACGGCAATGTACAGTACCGCGTCAGCTACAAAAACAATACTTTTATCGAGCCATCTTTGCTGGGTTTTTCATTGAGCAGGCCCAAAATTACCCTTTCTCAATTCTCGATTGTATCGGTTGATTCTTCCACAACCGACGAAACTTGGCAGCCCGTATGGGGCGAAGTAAGCCGCATACGAAATCATTATAAAGCCCTAAGCCTACTCCTGAAGGATAAATCAGGCGTGTTGGTCAAGGTGCATTTTCGGGTGTTTAACGAGGGGGTAGGCTTTCGGTACGAATTTCCCAAACAGGAAAATTTGACGCATTTTGTGGTTGCCGACGAATTGACGCAGTTTAATTTGGCGGGCGACTACAAAGCGTTCTGGATTCCAGGCGATTATGACACCAACGAATATCTTTATAACACCACCAAGCTGAGCGAAGTAAACGCCGTAGCGGCGGCGGCCAAAGAAACCGACATCGCCCTCAAGTCCGTTATTGGCCCCAATGCCGTGCAAACACCGCTGATGCTCAAAACACCCAAGGGGCTTTATATCAACCTCCACGAAGCGGCATTGGTCAATTATCCAGTGATGCATTTGATGTTGGACAAAAAAACTTTTACGCTTACATCACACTTGGTACCTGATGCCGTTGGCAATAAAGCTTACCTTCAAACGCCCTTTCAAACCCCTTGGCGTACCATCAACGTCAGCGACAAAGCAAACGACATTTTGGCTTCAAAGCTCATTTTGAACCTAAACGAGCCTTCCAAAATCACGGATGTTTCGTGGATAAAACCGCAAAAATTCATCGGGATGTGGTGGGAAATGCACGTCGGGAAAGCCACGTGGGAAAAAGCAAGCGGAAAACACGGTGCCAACACGGCCAACGTAAAAACGTACATTGATTTTGCGTCAAAACACGGTTTTGATGGTGTATTGGTGGAAGGCTGGAACGAAGGTTGGGAAGATTGGTTTGGCAACTGGAAAGAAAACGTGTTTGATTTTATTACCCCTTACCCTGACTATAACTTGGAAGAACTGACGGCCTACGCACAGCAAAAGGGCGTCCGACTCATCATGCACCACGAAACCTCTGGCTCGGCCACCAACTACGAACGCTGGATGGGTAAAGCCTACAAATACATGAACGACCACCAAATAAACACCGTCAAAACGGGCTACGTCGGCAAAATTATTCCCCGGGGTGAGCACCACGACGGCCAATGGATGGTCAATCATTATCAACGCGTTGCAGAAAAAGCAGCTGAGTACAAAATTATGGTAGAAGCGCATGAACCCGCGCACCCCACGGGCCTGCACCGTACCTATCCTAACTGGCTGGCCAACGAAGCCGCGCGCGGCAATGAGTTTAACAATGCCCCCAAACTCGGCCTCGTGCCCGAGCACGAAACCATATTGCCTTTTACTCGGTTGATGGGCGGGCCCATGGACTATACACCCGGCTTTTTTCATTTTCAGTTGAACCAGTACGACGCCACCCGTACCACCCGCGTCAAAACAACCCTCGCCAAGCAATTGGCGCTGTACGTGACAATGTACAGCCCTCTGCAAATGGCGGGCGATTTTCCAGAAAATTTCAATAAACATTTAGACGCTTTTCAATTCATTAAGGATGTACCCGTAGATTGGGATGACACCCAAATTTTAGAGGCCGAACCCGGCGATTATATTACCATTGCCCGCCGAGAAAAAGGCAAACCTAACTGGTTTTTGGGCGCTATTTCTGATGAAAACAGCCGAACGACCGCGCTGCCATTGAATTTTCTGGAAAATGAGACCACTTATCAGGCCACCATTTATCGAGATGCCGAAAACGCGGACTGGCAAACCAATCCTGCGGCATATTCAATAGAAAAAATGACCGTTACAAACAAAACAACGCTCAATTTACGTTTAGCTAAAGGCGGCGGTTGTGCCATCAGCTTTCGTAAAATGTAA